A segment of the Candidatus Pelagisphaera phototrophica genome:
GCGGCTCGAACGACAACCAATTGCAATACGGCGTAATGCTAGAGGCGAAAACGCTCAACGAACACGGCAAAGCCAATTCGTGTCAGCCTCCATTTTTTTGGAAAAACGGAAGCCCAGGAATCGGCGTACCCATCCCCCTTGTCGAACAGTGCTTCAGTTGTCCGGCCGGACACGTTCAACTCTGGTAGTGCACCAAAACTATAATCGTGACCTCTGCTAGTCATCAACCAAAAACCACATTGAGTTCAACTGCAAATATTCGACAATCTATAGATAAGTGACAGGCAGGATGCCTGTTCTACATTTTCTAGACCGACCATTAACAAAGATCAACCAAGCTCCTTGCCTTGTCTATACCTTTAAACCCATCTCTTCAACCTCAGCAACTCCATGCACCTCCTCACGCTTCTTCTCGCCATCTTTGCCCTCGCATCAATCGGACAGTCCGAATCTCGGCCCAATATTCTCTGGATAGTGTTCGAGGACATTAGTCGCGACCTCAGGTGTTACGGGGATAAGTATTCAATTTCACCCCATATTGATGCTCTCGCCAAAGAGGGTATCCTTTACACGCGAGCTTGGTCCAACGCAGGCATGTGCGCCCCCGCCCGAGCCACACTCATCACTGGCATGTACCCGCCTTCTACCGGGGCCCAGAACATGCGCTCGGAAGTCACCCTGCCCCCGCATATTCAAGGCTATCCAGATTACCTCCGCGAAGCAGGTTACTTTTGCTCCAACCATGTGAAGCATGACTACAATTGGGTCGCGCCCAAAACGATGTGGGACAGCAACGACGCCGATTGGAAAACGAAAAGCTGGGAGCTTCGGAATCCTGGGCAGCCGTTCTTCACCGTCATCAATATCACCGACACTCACAGCTCACAGCTTTATTACCGCGGAGAGGAACGCTACCAAAAGCGGCTCGAAGTCCTGAGCAAAAAGGAGATGCACGACCCTAAGAGAGTCCGCGTGCCCCCTTACTATCCAGACACTATGGGCGTCCGGAAAGACCTCGCTCGCTACTACGACAATATCACGTACGCTGACAAATTAGTAGGGGACGTTCTAACCAAGCTAGAAGCAGACGGACTCGCTGACGACACCATCGTATTCTTCTACTCGGATCACGGTCGGGGCATGCCCCGCAGCAAAGGATGGCTTTTCCAGTCTTCCTTGCGTGTGCCTCTCATCCTACGCTTCCCCGAAAAGTACGCCCATCTAGCCCCGAGCAAGCCGGGGAGTGAATCCAACCGGATGGTCAGCTTCGTGGACTTTGCTCCCACGGTGCTTAGTCTCGCCGGCGTCACTATCCCCGAGCACATGCAGGGTAAAGCGTTCCTAGGAGAGCAAGAAGCGGCGCCCCGAGAACTCGCTTTCGCCTACCGGGATCGAATGGACGAGCGCATCGATCTCATCCGTGCCGTCTGGGATGGTCGCTACAAATACATCCGAAATTTCCGTCCCCACCTTCCCTGGTTTCACCACCAGACCCGCAACTACCCGCACAAGCAAAACTCCTACCAGATTTTGCACACCTATTGGAAAGACGGACTATTGAATCCATCCCAATCTGTATACATGACTCAAACACGGCCAAGGGAGCAGCTCTTTGACACCAAGGCCGACCCCCACGAGTTGACCAATCTCGCCGAATGCAAAGAACACGAGGAAATACTAAAGTGGATGCGGGGGCGATTATCCGACTGGCAAAGGGACATTCTCGACCTCGGTTTTATGCCCGAGAATCAGTGGTGGAACCGATTTGGCGTCGATGGCAATCATCTGGACCGACACACTCTGGTCCGGGAAAACTCAGAATTCTATCCTTACAACGATATCAAACAGGCCGCCAATCTCGTCGGTACAGGTAAAGAATCGCTTTCAAAGCAAATCGAACTCCTGAGTCACTACGATCCCGCCGTCCGTCACTGGGCGATCGAAGGCATCATCGCTCAAAAAGAGGATGGTCGGCCGGCTCTACCCGCGCTTCGAAAAGTCCTTAACGACGATGTATCCGGAAATCGGATTGCTGCCGCTCAGGCCTTATGTGCCCTTGGCGAAACCAGAGGAAATCTGCAACGGCTCGTCGACGCGCTCTACACGGATAAGCCCATCTTAGCCCTGCCGGCCGCCAACGCCCTCGACCACCTAGGAGAAATAGCTCGACCGGTATTTCCACAAATAGAAAATTACCTCGGAGTGGTGCCCGATCAGTCCATCCTCGGCTGGCAGTTCCCCTACCGCCTCCTCGAAATGACGATGGATAAATTCTAGTCGCCTAATTCTGACTTAAGGTGTTCTGACTTTTTTTGCTCAGCTTGAACAGAAAGGGCTCGAAGCTGGAGGAATCGCTGTGCAGCCCACCGTTTTTGCGGCAGAAGTCTAAGAAGTAGCGGTGCTATTTTAGGCAAGTGGGAATTTTGATTGTTAGGCACAGAATCCTGGTTCAGACTCTTAGGAAGCTGCCGTTCTACGTCGCTGGAAATATCGAGTATCGGGAGCTATTGCATTTTCTCACAACGTTCATTCTGGTGACCTTATCACATTGAACATGAGTACTATATTAAGTATAATTAAATAGTTCGCGATTGATCTACACCAAGATACTAGGATCCTTTAGGAAAATTTTATCATAGCTTGTTCGTCGAGAAACAGGATGAGCAAACGGAACCCGCAATCGTAATAGGCGCTTAAGGAACTTGGAGAGATAATCCGATGTTGCTCGTTCGATCCCCGAGAGGGGGAAGGGGTCCCACAAAAATGATTCCCAACGAGAACGGGCAGTTACCTTATTCGATCAGGCAATTGAAGAATTGGTTAGCAGATAAAAATGCGATTACCTTGCGTTCTTCTCGGCCCAAGCGGCGTCCACTTCCTCTTTGGTCTTCCCAATCGCATTGCGGTGACGGTATATGGAATCGAGCTCGGTTTGGATTCCGTTATCGCCTTGGGAGTTCATCCACTGCTGGAGTTTACCTTTAAGCTTTCGGATCGTCCCCCTATATTCAGGATTCTCCGCAAGATTGTTCATCTCAAGCGGATCCATTTGGCAATCAAACAATTCCAGTTCGGGGCGATGTTGGTAGCGACGAACAAATTCCCGGGCATGACTGTCTCCCGATTTGGCTTTTTCGACCATCGACTGAAACGCTGGAGTACGAGTTAATGCATTCGTGTATTTCGCTTCTGGATTCAAATTCCATACCAGCCGAAATCGGTCGTCACGAACCGTACGGATGGGATACAAATCCGCCCCATTAATTATGCCTCTCGTCGTCACCTCCCCATACACGTAGTCCTTATGATGATTCGTTTTTCCTCTCAGCAGGGAGATCATGCTCTTCCCATCCAGTGACTTCGCTGGCTTACCGCCAGCTGCTTGAATAAACGTGGGCAGCACATCAGTATACTCCACCAACGCATCAGTCGTTGTTCTCGGTGAAACCATCCCCGGCCAGCGAACAATCATCGCGGATTGCAGACCGCTCCCGTAGCACGTCCACTTCGCAAAAGGGAAGGCGTTCCCCTGCTCAGAAACGACCATGACAAGCGTGTTATCGCGAAGACCATGCTTGTCCAGCAGATTCAATATTTCCCCGACTTGAGAATCGTAGTAAGTTATCTCAGCGAGATAGTTGCTGAAATCCTCCCGCATGCGAGGCGTATCCACAATATAGGGCGGAAGAATTACCTTGTCTGGCGGATAGAGCGAAGCGTCTCCCTTGTTCCAGGGCGAATGCGGTTCATTCGAGGTCGCAAATAGACAGAAATTCTTACTGCTGCCACGAGACTCCGACATGAGTTTATCGATGGCATTCATGTCCGGATTGTTTTTCACCCCACTGTACTCGAAAGAAAACACCTCCTTTGGTGTGATATGAGTCTTTCCTGAAAGAGCCACACGGTAGCCGAGTTCACCGAGGTAATGAACCACGCTCTTCGTGCCCAGATTAGCGAATGTGTGATTCGGATACGCACCCGAATTAAAGGGATACAGTCCGGTGTAGATATTGTGGCGCGTGGGTGAACACATCGAAGCAGCCTGAAAACACCGCTCAAACTTCATTCCTTCCGTAGCCAGGTGGTCGATGTGGGGCGTGTGAGCCTGGCCTCCATAACAACCAATGTCCCGATAGGTTAGGTCATCAGCTATTATGAAAACAAAATTGGGTTTGGCATGGCAAACGGTAACTGCGAGAGTCGAGAGAAACAGGAGACGCTTCATGATTGTATCATGAAAGACATTAGACACCTCCGGCAATGCAAAATAGCACAAGGCAGTGCAGCAAGAATTTCAACGTTTGCGAGTGATCTACGAAAAACCATCCGCTCGACCGAACCAAAAAGGTCTACAATGACGCCACGCGTCTTAAGGATGAACTTACCTTGGCACAAAAAATCGCGGGAGAGAACCTAATCTCAACCGCGACCTGAAGGTTTTTGGAATTGGCGAATTAGCCTCTGCTACTAGTTCGTGATATCAAACGTGGTGCTGCCTCCTCTGATCGGGAGGTAGAGCTCGTACCACTTCTTTTGGGCGGCACTGCCAGCATAATCCTTCAGCGCTTGCTCGGATGCAAATTCCATCACGAACGCGTGGGACTTGTCTCCTTGCACCTTAATGGAGCGGATCCAGACTCGGGTACAACCCTCGTACTCTTTAGCGATGGTCTTAACCCCGTCGAGAGCCGCCTTAATTTGGTCATCGGTCGCATCTGCTTTCCAAGATACGGTAACGACATGGATCACCGAATGGGGTGTCGCTGGGTTCTTGTGGTGAGCAGCAGTTGCTGAGAGAGCGCCAAACGCAACAAATGCGGCACCTAGTAGGATCATTACGATTTTTTTCATTAGTCAGTTTATTTGGTTATCGAATAAAGAGATCTGCCCTAAGGACAGTACAGGTTGATTTAAGTTCGGAACGCTACCGAAGCGCAAGCAGTTTAGAGCAAGGGGCGACAACTAACATTCAATCCTTCAACGCTCATCCAAACCGTAAGAATGCGAAAAAATCCGCATTTTTATTGGGCTGACTGGTCTACTCCCGTAATTCGTCACCTAGTTTTCGTAAAACAGAGCGAGCTGAGCTTCGGCAGCCTTGGCTTTGACGCTCATGCGAAGGAGTTAACCGCAGGATCATCTTTAGGCCTCGATTCCCAGACGGCAGGGATCGCGACGCCAACTCCCACGAGAGCACCCAAGCAACGGGTTGCGAAGTACCAGTCGGTCTCTGACTTGCGGCATCCACTCCCTTCTCCACTATCCTCCATATGGAACGTAGACATTTTCTTCGCTCAGGAATGGTAGTTAGCGCAACAATTGGATCCTGAAGGTTGTATCCCCAAAGTCAGGACTTTCTCCGGACGGTTTGTTCTCTGAACGAAGACAAAATCATTCAATCTTCGCCAACACATAGGTGAGCAATTCGATCTTTCCAATCGCATGTCTGAAAAAGTACTGGAGCTGATGAATAACTTGGCAGCCCGGTGAGAGGATACAAATGCCCAGTTTTCCCTTTCAATCCAAATATGGATTGAGCCCAATCGATCTGGAACCCAGATCTCTCCGACTAATTAAAAACAGTCAGAGGAGATACCTCACTTATCGCTAACCGGAACCAAGCGGTGCAAGGCACCACTATTTGGACTCCTCGTATTCAGAGCGACATAGATCAGTCCATCAGGACCGGTTGCTACGTCACGAACGCGCCCTTGCTTCTTGAGGATCGTCTCGACGTGCACAACTTTCTTATCCTGAATAACGATGCGCTGTACTTCCTCTGCCGACATGCCCGTTGCTAGCAAATTGTATTTCCAGCCGGGAAATGCGTCACCTTCATAAAAGTCGATCCCAGCAGTCGCGATCGACGGCAGCCAGTAATAGACCGGTTGTTCCATGCCTTCCATGCGGGTCTTGTCTGTCCATGGCGTACCGTCATAGTTCATACCATAGGTGATAACGGGCCAACCATAATTGATGCTCGGACGAATCAAGTTAATCTCATCGCCCCCCCGCGGTCCATGCTCGGTTTCCCAAATGTCACCCGTAAGTGGATGCATATCTAAACCTTGTGGGTTACGATTTCCGTATGTCCAGATCGATTTGTACGCTCCCACCGTACTAAAGAAAGGATTGTCTCTCGGAACACGGCCATCGTCGTGTATCCGATGAATCTTACCATGAGGAACGGTAATATCCTGAGCCGGGTCCCCTTCCTGGCGGTCTCCGATTCCGAAGAACAGGTATCCATCCTTGAATACAAAGCGAGACCCGTAGTGGCCACCTTTGGTCGTGTGAAATTTTGGCGGTACCTTGAAGATGTCCTCTTGGTCCACCCATTTGTTGTTCTTGATACGGCCTCGCACGACCGCAGTCATGGATGCAGTTTTCCCACTCACCTTGGCTCCCGCGTCCTCACTATAGGACAAATAAATCCAGCCATTGCTCTTGTAGCCAGGGTGAGGCGCCACTTCCAGAAGCCCGCCTTGCCCCACGGCCAACACCTCCGGTGTGCCCTTGATTTGGCGCTTAACACCATTCTTGACTTTCCAGAGTACACCATTGCGCTGGGTCAACAACATCGATTCTTCCGGCAGGAAGGCGATCGACCAAAGAATGTCGTCAAGCTCGAGAACCTTTTCCAACTTGAATTTGTGATATTGCGTGGTGAAGATCCCGTCCTTAGGCATAAACTTTTTCAGGAGGTCTGTCGTCTCCGCCAAGTACTTCTGCTCACGCATAAAAATAATGAGACTGCGGATCTGCTCCTCTGAAAGCACACCTTTCCAGGGGACCATACCCAGTTCGGGAAGCCCTTCCCGAATCACTTTGGCGATTTCGTCGTCCGACCCGCCCCACTTCCAAACGTCGTCGATCAAGGAACTTCCTTGCCCTCCTTCGCCATTTTGTCCGTGACACTGGGCACAGTATTGAGTGTAAAGCTCTTTACTACCCCCCGTTCCGATTCTGTTTTGAGCAAAAGACTGAAAATAAAGTGCTAATGCTGAAATAAGGAGAAAGAATGTAGATTTCATAAGCAAGTTCGGTTAAAGAACATGTACTGCAAGTGAGAGATGGTGGATAGTCGCTACTTTGATATTTTCAAGTTAGCATAGTGAGCTACTGTCGAGCCTTCAAACCAGAGCGCAACCGCTCCCCTGCCGTCAACGCCTGATTTGGCATCACTGACTGTCAATGGGGGCTGCTCATTTCCATGAAAGTAGAGTCGGGCTTTATCCCCCGCGACCACGATCTTAATTCCGGTCCAGGTCGCGGGCTGGAGATCGACGTAGGTTTCTTATTTGCTGGGCGTTTCCTAACGCAATTTGTACCACGGATGCTCCGGGTGAGAAATGTACTGGGCGGAATGGTTGCGGCGTTCCTGGTCCCCAGCACGGCCGTTGGTCGGGTGCAGGTAAAAAGAGTCATAGGTTTTCATGTCCGGCTATAAACGGAAGGCCACTCCGACGAACACACGGGCGCCTCCTTAAGATCCGGGAGCGGGCTCGCCCGCGACTTCGAGTTCGATCGTTACATTCTGAAAATCTTCGTCCACCACAATGAGATGACTGATGCGATCCGCCTCGCCCACTGCTGGACCGGTGCGTCCACTAGTAGCTTGTCGCTGGGGAGCCTCTGCAATTTTCTTCTGTGCTTCTTCTGTTTTCCTAGCTTTACGCGCTTTCTGCCACTTATACTTAACCACTTTGATGGCTGCATCATGCGCGTTCAATTCGTCTACAGAAGTTAGGTCTACGGTTTTCGATACTGCGGAGAGTGGAAGAATCGCCGATGAGGTAAGCAAAAGACAAAAGAATCTTAGGGGCGATTTCGTTGATGAATAGGGCTTACGAATTCTTCGACTCAATTTAAATTTAAGCCTAACGAAATCAGATATCGGTTTTTATTTCTCGGGAGAGGCGCAAATAACGCGAGAGAAACAATCCAATGAAAAGTCTCATCTTATCGCTATCTAATAGGTCCCCATCGGCCCTCAAGAATCTGCCAAAATACGTCGACCCTACTGCGACGCGTCCACTATTAAATTGCACTCTTGCAAACTCTAGCAAAGACTACACGTCTGGATTTCCTGTAGGGAACACCTACGATCGCCCCAAAACAACTATGAATCGAAATGCCCAAATTCTCGGAATCCTTTTGTCACTTTTACTAGGGATTGGCTCCCTGTCCATTTCCGCAGCGAACACACCCGGCATCGAAGGCATCAAAATCGGCAAGGACGATTGGCCCTGGTGGCGAGGAACGAACCGAAATGGCCACGCAAATGCCCAAGAGGTTCCCATTAAGTGGAGTGAGAATCAAAATATTGTCTGGAGAGCAGAAATTCCCGGACGGGGCCACGCCTCCCCCGTCGTCATCGGCGAGAGAATCTTCATCGCGACAGCTGATGAGGACTCGCAAACACAGCATATCATTTGCCTAGACAAGGCAACCGGCCAGACCCGCTGGTCCGCACAGATTCACCAAGGGGGATGGAAAGGACGTATTCACGATCGCAATACTCAAGCTTCTTCCACGGTCGCCAGTGACGGGAAAAGCGTATTTGCTACGTTTATGCACGATAGCCACATTTGGCTCACTTCACTCAATTTGAAAGGCGAGATCCAATGGCAGAAGAAGGCAAGTGACTTCGTTTCCCATTGGGGCTACTCCACATCGCCCGCTATTTACAAGAGTTTCGTGATTGTCGGGTCCGACCACAAAGAGGGAGGCAATTTGACGGCATTTGATCGACGAACGGGTGAGCTCGTCTGGAACGTGGAGCGTCCCGCCATCCCGAATTACGCCTCCCCTGTTATCTACAATCTGAATGGAAGGGACCAGTTGGTATTGCCCGGTTGCGACTTGATGGCGAGTTATGACCCTGCGACCGGCCAGGAAATCTGGTCCATTCCGGCCACGACTCGAGAAACTGTTGGCAGCGTGGTCACCGATGGGAAACACGTATTTGCTAGCGGTGGGTTCCCAAAGAACGAAACCAGCTGCATAACCGCGGACGGATCCAATACAATAGTATGGAAAAGTCCAATACGAGTTTATGCACCGTCCATGATTATCGTCGATGGCTATCTCTATGCCATGACTGACAAGGGTCTCGCTCACTGTTGGAGCGCGTCAACCGGAGATCTCATGTGGCGAGAAAAGGTGGGAGGCGACTTCAGCGCGTCTCCCACTTTGATAAACGGCAATCTTTTCGTCCCGAGCGAGCAGGGAAAGATGATTGTATTCAAGGCGAATCCAGAGAAGTTCGAACTTCTAGCCGAGAATCAATTGGGTGACGAATCCTGGTCCTCACTAGCCATCAGCAAGGATCGTCTCTACTTAAGAGTCGCCCACATCGAAGACGAATGTCGTTCCGAAGCTCTCTATTGCATCGCCGAGTCCAATTAGGCTCAAATCGTATCTCCAGAAAGCAACGATTCCAACAAAACTCCCTCCACGACTCTTCTGCTCACAATTCTCGGAGGTGCCCTTATTGATATTATCTGGTTCGGCGCTTAAATATTCTAAACGATAGGACGCGATTCGCATCTTTCAGTCGCACTGGCGGCTGTAGCAATTGCACCATTTTTATCGTTACTTTGGATTCAAAATGCCGACTTCCAAGGGCGATTGATGAATTCATTCTGCGACAGGGGAGCTGTATATACGAAAAATATCTTTTACTGGGATAACCAGTTCGTGATGCTAAGATCTCGAGTGGGGCAAACTACTCGAGTTCGAACGATAGCGATCTAGACGCTTTTTCAAATCGAACACCTCGGTGGGCTTGGCCAAAACACGCCCGTTTTCCATAAACGCCCAGCCTGGTCTGGCTAATCCAAAGTGATACGTGAACCCCGCATCCAATGCACTGTACTGGGCGGGTTGATCCCAATTAATATTTCCCGGGGTTACCTTTTCCGATGGATTTTTCAGTGGCCACTCATTCCCGAGATGCCATTTTCCAATCGCCGCCGTGGAGTAGCCTCGAGATTTCAGTATGCCCGACAACGTAAGCCGCCTTCGCTCGATAAGTGGGGGAGACGCCCCGTTCAGAACGCCTTTTATTAAGGCCGATCGCCACGCATAGCGACCCGTCAATAGGGCGTATCGAGTCGGCGAGCATACACCCGACGGACTGTGGGCATCGCTGAAATTGATACCTTCCGGGGCCAAGCGGTCCAAATGCGGCGTCGGAATTTTGGAATCAGGATTGTTGCATGACAAATCCCCTTGTCCCAGATCGTCGGCGAGAATCATAATAATATTGGGACGTTTGGGATCGGCAGCGTTCAACCCATGGCAAATCCCAAGAAGGGACAATAGTAAGAAATGAGTCTTTAGGTAGCGGACAATCTCCGAGTGCCCATCCGAAAAATACCTTTGGGTGCCCGGAGATCGCCCGCTACCCATTGCCAATTCATCTATCAGCCTAATATATATGTTCCCCCTTTTTGGCCGCTGCATGAGCTTCACGCGTATCGAGCGGAGTCCCGGGATCGTTCTGTTCGTGCATCCAGTGATCAAGCTCGCGGCTCAAAGTGGCCTTGATTTTTGAGTACCTGGGATCACCAACCAAATCCACCATTTCGTACGGGTCTTCCGAAGTTCGATAGAGTTGTTCCGCGGGGCGCTTCATGTATCGTTTCACAATGCGTTCAGCTTCCCCCGTTTGGCCGCTTTCAAAAACCCATGTACTCCAGTAAGGATTATTGAGGGCCCCATCCCCACGCGTACCCATGAGGTGTTTTTCGATGTAGATATCATCCGGACTCAGATTCCGAATGTAGCGAAACTCCCCATTGGTAATCGTGCGGATTGGATACGCCGGACCTTCTGGGATATTGTTGTGGATCCCATAGGCAAAATCCCGGTGCGGTCTCGTCTCGTCTATGAGCGCTTCGCGAAAACTGGTTCCGTCGAATTCAAAATCGGCTGGATCGCCTCCCGCCAGATCCACCAGCGTCGGGGCGAAATCAGCATACTGCACGATAGCGTCCGTTCGCTTCCCAGACGGTACGCGTCCTGGCCAGCGAGCGATGAGAGCAGTATGGACTCCATTGTCCCAGTTTGTCCACTTGCAGCCGGGAAACTGAGATCCCTGTTCCGAAGTAAAAAGAACGAGCGTTTCCTTCGTTTTCCCTGTCGCCTTCAACGTATCCATTATCTCCCCGACCTGCTGATCCATGTAAGTGATCTCGGCCAGATAACGAGCAAAGGCGTCGCGGGTTACTTCCGTATCCACCAAATAAGGAGGCAGGTCTATTTGATCGTCCGGATACTGGGAACGGTCTCCCATAACCCAAGGTACATGGGGCTCAACGAGAGCGACCACAAGGCAGAAGGGTTCGTCGCCCTCCTTCGCCATAAAGCGCTTGATGGCACCGAGGTCATGGGCCTGAGTCGGGGCTCGCACACAACTGGGGTCAAAGCCTTCCACCTTTTCAAACGGAAAAGCGGACTTTGGGGTAACATGCACCTTCCCCGAAAGCCCCACCCGATAACCAAGCGAACCTAGATAGTGAGGGAGGCTCTTCGTGTCAGGCCGGCTTCCCGAGTGGTTCCAAGCCGCCCCATTGCGCATCGGATGCTGGCCTGAGTACATTTCGGATCGGCAAGGCTGGCACATCGCCTCGCTGAGATAAGCGTGATTGAAAAGGAGGCCCTCGCCGGCGAGCTGGTCGATGTGAGGCGTCTTCGCGTTTCGGCCTCCGTAGAGGGGAAGATCGTTGTGCGTGCAGTCGTCTGCGATCACGATCAAAACATTCGGCTGCTCGGCTGCATTGAGTAAAACGTCCGTTCCGGAAAGGGTCAGAATCGAGCACAGCACGCGAGTCGCTCGGGAAACTAGTCGGGTATTCATAAGTGTGGCGACGCTGAACGATTTACCATTCAGCCATCGGATGAGATACTCCCACAAACCCTTCTCAACTGGAAGTCTTTTCAAGCGCTCCAATAATATCAATTTCACCAACGATCGTTGATCGCTTTCATTTTTAGAATTCTACCCACCTTCTTAACTCTAATACATTAAACAATGGTTTGAGTTAAAGTAGGGCAGGCTTCAAGCCTGTTTACACAGGTAAGATGCCTATGCTAAGCTTGATTTTCAAACCGTTGCCCCGTTCGATTTATTTCATTGCGGCAAAACGACCTTCAAGGCACACATTGGACATGCCCGAAAAGGACGCGCTATGGATTTCCAATCACGCC
Coding sequences within it:
- a CDS encoding sulfatase-like hydrolase/transferase codes for the protein MHLLTLLLAIFALASIGQSESRPNILWIVFEDISRDLRCYGDKYSISPHIDALAKEGILYTRAWSNAGMCAPARATLITGMYPPSTGAQNMRSEVTLPPHIQGYPDYLREAGYFCSNHVKHDYNWVAPKTMWDSNDADWKTKSWELRNPGQPFFTVINITDTHSSQLYYRGEERYQKRLEVLSKKEMHDPKRVRVPPYYPDTMGVRKDLARYYDNITYADKLVGDVLTKLEADGLADDTIVFFYSDHGRGMPRSKGWLFQSSLRVPLILRFPEKYAHLAPSKPGSESNRMVSFVDFAPTVLSLAGVTIPEHMQGKAFLGEQEAAPRELAFAYRDRMDERIDLIRAVWDGRYKYIRNFRPHLPWFHHQTRNYPHKQNSYQILHTYWKDGLLNPSQSVYMTQTRPREQLFDTKADPHELTNLAECKEHEEILKWMRGRLSDWQRDILDLGFMPENQWWNRFGVDGNHLDRHTLVRENSEFYPYNDIKQAANLVGTGKESLSKQIELLSHYDPAVRHWAIEGIIAQKEDGRPALPALRKVLNDDVSGNRIAAAQALCALGETRGNLQRLVDALYTDKPILALPAANALDHLGEIARPVFPQIENYLGVVPDQSILGWQFPYRLLEMTMDKF
- a CDS encoding sulfatase family protein, encoding MKRLLFLSTLAVTVCHAKPNFVFIIADDLTYRDIGCYGGQAHTPHIDHLATEGMKFERCFQAASMCSPTRHNIYTGLYPFNSGAYPNHTFANLGTKSVVHYLGELGYRVALSGKTHITPKEVFSFEYSGVKNNPDMNAIDKLMSESRGSSKNFCLFATSNEPHSPWNKGDASLYPPDKVILPPYIVDTPRMREDFSNYLAEITYYDSQVGEILNLLDKHGLRDNTLVMVVSEQGNAFPFAKWTCYGSGLQSAMIVRWPGMVSPRTTTDALVEYTDVLPTFIQAAGGKPAKSLDGKSMISLLRGKTNHHKDYVYGEVTTRGIINGADLYPIRTVRDDRFRLVWNLNPEAKYTNALTRTPAFQSMVEKAKSGDSHAREFVRRYQHRPELELFDCQMDPLEMNNLAENPEYRGTIRKLKGKLQQWMNSQGDNGIQTELDSIYRHRNAIGKTKEEVDAAWAEKNAR
- a CDS encoding PQQ-dependent sugar dehydrogenase — protein: MKSTFFLLISALALYFQSFAQNRIGTGGSKELYTQYCAQCHGQNGEGGQGSSLIDDVWKWGGSDDEIAKVIREGLPELGMVPWKGVLSEEQIRSLIIFMREQKYLAETTDLLKKFMPKDGIFTTQYHKFKLEKVLELDDILWSIAFLPEESMLLTQRNGVLWKVKNGVKRQIKGTPEVLAVGQGGLLEVAPHPGYKSNGWIYLSYSEDAGAKVSGKTASMTAVVRGRIKNNKWVDQEDIFKVPPKFHTTKGGHYGSRFVFKDGYLFFGIGDRQEGDPAQDITVPHGKIHRIHDDGRVPRDNPFFSTVGAYKSIWTYGNRNPQGLDMHPLTGDIWETEHGPRGGDEINLIRPSINYGWPVITYGMNYDGTPWTDKTRMEGMEQPVYYWLPSIATAGIDFYEGDAFPGWKYNLLATGMSAEEVQRIVIQDKKVVHVETILKKQGRVRDVATGPDGLIYVALNTRSPNSGALHRLVPVSDK
- a CDS encoding sulfatase-like hydrolase/transferase; protein product: MQRPKRGNIYIRLIDELAMGSGRSPGTQRYFSDGHSEIVRYLKTHFLLLSLLGICHGLNAADPKRPNIIMILADDLGQGDLSCNNPDSKIPTPHLDRLAPEGINFSDAHSPSGVCSPTRYALLTGRYAWRSALIKGVLNGASPPLIERRRLTLSGILKSRGYSTAAIGKWHLGNEWPLKNPSEKVTPGNINWDQPAQYSALDAGFTYHFGLARPGWAFMENGRVLAKPTEVFDLKKRLDRYRSNSSSLPHSRS
- a CDS encoding Dabb family protein; this translates as MKKIVMILLGAAFVAFGALSATAAHHKNPATPHSVIHVVTVSWKADATDDQIKAALDGVKTIAKEYEGCTRVWIRSIKVQGDKSHAFVMEFASEQALKDYAGSAAQKKWYELYLPIRGGSTTFDITN
- a CDS encoding sulfatase family protein is translated as MNTRLVSRATRVLCSILTLSGTDVLLNAAEQPNVLIVIADDCTHNDLPLYGGRNAKTPHIDQLAGEGLLFNHAYLSEAMCQPCRSEMYSGQHPMRNGAAWNHSGSRPDTKSLPHYLGSLGYRVGLSGKVHVTPKSAFPFEKVEGFDPSCVRAPTQAHDLGAIKRFMAKEGDEPFCLVVALVEPHVPWVMGDRSQYPDDQIDLPPYLVDTEVTRDAFARYLAEITYMDQQVGEIMDTLKATGKTKETLVLFTSEQGSQFPGCKWTNWDNGVHTALIARWPGRVPSGKRTDAIVQYADFAPTLVDLAGGDPADFEFDGTSFREALIDETRPHRDFAYGIHNNIPEGPAYPIRTITNGEFRYIRNLSPDDIYIEKHLMGTRGDGALNNPYWSTWVFESGQTGEAERIVKRYMKRPAEQLYRTSEDPYEMVDLVGDPRYSKIKATLSRELDHWMHEQNDPGTPLDTREAHAAAKKGEHIY
- a CDS encoding PQQ-binding-like beta-propeller repeat protein, translated to MKSLILSLSNRSPSALKNLPKYVDPTATRPLLNCTLANSSKDYTSGFPVGNTYDRPKTTMNRNAQILGILLSLLLGIGSLSISAANTPGIEGIKIGKDDWPWWRGTNRNGHANAQEVPIKWSENQNIVWRAEIPGRGHASPVVIGERIFIATADEDSQTQHIICLDKATGQTRWSAQIHQGGWKGRIHDRNTQASSTVASDGKSVFATFMHDSHIWLTSLNLKGEIQWQKKASDFVSHWGYSTSPAIYKSFVIVGSDHKEGGNLTAFDRRTGELVWNVERPAIPNYASPVIYNLNGRDQLVLPGCDLMASYDPATGQEIWSIPATTRETVGSVVTDGKHVFASGGFPKNETSCITADGSNTIVWKSPIRVYAPSMIIVDGYLYAMTDKGLAHCWSASTGDLMWREKVGGDFSASPTLINGNLFVPSEQGKMIVFKANPEKFELLAENQLGDESWSSLAISKDRLYLRVAHIEDECRSEALYCIAESN